A part of Acidobacteriota bacterium genomic DNA contains:
- a CDS encoding 2-oxoacid:ferredoxin oxidoreductase subunit beta, whose protein sequence is MAETPVAPRKTNRINLDVSSYRGSKTTLCAGCGHNAISERIIDAFFEMGVDPKRVVKLSGIGCSSKSPAYFLNPSHGFNSVHGRMPSVATGAMLANAGLLAIGVSGDGDTGAIGIGQFVHLMRRNVPLIYIIEDNGCYGLTKGQFSPTADLGSKAKNGVVNDLPPIDTCLLAMELGASFVARSFSGDKQQLLSVLKAAISHRGTAMIDVISPCVTFNDHDGSTKSYAYVKDHEEPLGEISFVPYFQDITVEYEPGSTTAVRMHDGSQLYLRKVAPDYNPSDKLSAMRLLHETARRGEFATGVIYIEPDKDDFLDLLNLVDEPLATLPESRVRPPKAALDELMDALR, encoded by the coding sequence ATGGCCGAGACCCCTGTCGCTCCCCGCAAGACCAACCGCATCAACCTGGACGTCTCCAGCTATCGAGGCAGCAAGACGACGCTCTGCGCCGGCTGCGGGCACAATGCCATCTCGGAGCGCATCATCGACGCGTTCTTCGAGATGGGCGTCGATCCGAAGCGCGTGGTGAAGCTCTCGGGGATCGGCTGCTCGAGCAAGAGCCCCGCGTACTTCCTCAATCCGTCGCACGGGTTCAACTCGGTGCACGGCCGCATGCCGTCGGTGGCCACGGGCGCGATGCTGGCGAACGCCGGGCTGCTCGCGATCGGCGTGAGCGGCGACGGCGACACGGGCGCCATCGGCATCGGACAGTTCGTGCACCTGATGCGTCGCAACGTCCCGCTGATCTACATCATCGAGGACAACGGCTGCTACGGGCTCACCAAGGGGCAGTTCTCGCCGACCGCCGACCTCGGCTCCAAGGCCAAGAACGGGGTCGTCAACGACCTGCCGCCGATCGACACGTGCCTGCTGGCGATGGAGCTCGGCGCCTCGTTCGTCGCGCGGTCGTTCTCAGGGGACAAGCAGCAACTGCTGTCGGTGCTCAAGGCGGCGATCTCGCACCGCGGCACGGCGATGATCGACGTGATCTCGCCGTGCGTCACCTTCAACGATCACGACGGCTCGACGAAGAGCTACGCGTACGTGAAGGACCACGAGGAGCCGCTCGGCGAGATCAGCTTCGTGCCGTACTTCCAGGACATCACCGTCGAGTACGAGCCCGGCTCGACCACCGCGGTGCGCATGCACGACGGCTCGCAGCTCTATCTCCGCAAGGTGGCGCCGGACTACAACCCGTCCGACAAGCTCAGCGCCATGCGTCTCCTGCACGAGACGGCGCGGCGCGGGGAGTTCGCCACGGGGGTCATCTACATCGAGCCCGACAAGGACGACTTCCTCGACCTGCTGAACCTCGTCGACGAGCCGCTCGCGACGTTGCCGGAATCGCGCGTGCGTCCGCCCAAGGCCGCGCTCGACGAGCTGATGGACGCGTTGCGGTAG
- a CDS encoding 2-oxoacid:acceptor oxidoreductase subunit alpha, giving the protein MSVPSPASQTEPQQSEASVVNDFTIQVATVNGSGSQTANLVLLRSLFQMGIPVSGKNLFPSNIAGLPTWYTIRANHRGYIARKKEIDFLVAMNPETAKDDVLALDAGRAVVYDEPLKLDALRDDLTFYPVPFDKIVASVCSDAKLRRLVKNMIYDGILAELLSIDIKEMEQALARQLGKKPKAMALNQAALEAGKAWAAEHLTKRDPYRVARMNKTAGQILVEGNAACAMGCLFAGVTVVAWYPITPSSSLPETLISYMRKYRMDKATGKATFAIVQAEDEIASLGMVIGASWAGARSMTSTSGPGISLMSEFAGLSYYAEVPAVVFDVQRVGPSTGLPTRTAQGDLLFAAFNSHGDTKHVLLLPASVAECYEMAMDAFDLSERLQTIVFVLSDLDLGMNTWMSEPFAYPEKPIDRGKVLDEAKLRELGASWGRYKDVDGDGVPWRTIAGMGGPAFFTRGSGHNEMAAYSERPDDYVRNMDRLARKFDTARTLVPQPIVELDPKARVGIIAFGSSHWAVDEARDQLREEAGLHTSYLRLRAYPFTPAVDDFIRRHDRVYVVEQNRDHQMLSLLLTDGEAAHAVRLRSVLHYNGLPIDARSITDRVLEQEKGS; this is encoded by the coding sequence ATGAGCGTACCGTCCCCGGCCAGTCAGACCGAACCCCAGCAGTCTGAGGCTTCGGTAGTCAACGACTTCACCATCCAGGTCGCCACCGTCAACGGGTCCGGCAGTCAGACCGCGAACCTCGTCTTGCTGCGATCCCTCTTTCAGATGGGGATCCCGGTCTCCGGCAAGAACCTGTTCCCGTCGAACATCGCGGGCCTGCCGACCTGGTACACCATCCGCGCCAACCATCGCGGGTACATCGCCCGGAAGAAGGAAATCGATTTCCTCGTTGCGATGAACCCCGAGACCGCGAAAGACGACGTCCTCGCGCTCGATGCGGGCCGCGCCGTCGTGTACGACGAGCCGCTCAAGCTCGACGCGCTGCGCGACGACCTCACGTTCTACCCCGTCCCGTTCGACAAGATCGTCGCCAGCGTCTGCTCCGACGCGAAGCTGCGTCGTCTCGTCAAGAATATGATCTACGACGGGATTCTCGCCGAGCTGCTCTCGATCGACATCAAGGAGATGGAGCAGGCGCTCGCCAGGCAGCTCGGCAAGAAGCCCAAGGCCATGGCGCTCAACCAGGCGGCGCTCGAGGCCGGCAAAGCCTGGGCGGCCGAGCACCTGACGAAGCGCGACCCCTATCGCGTTGCGCGGATGAACAAGACCGCCGGCCAGATCCTCGTCGAAGGCAACGCCGCGTGCGCGATGGGCTGCCTGTTCGCCGGCGTGACCGTCGTCGCGTGGTATCCCATCACGCCGTCCTCGTCGCTGCCCGAGACGCTGATCTCCTACATGCGCAAGTACCGCATGGACAAGGCGACCGGCAAGGCGACGTTCGCGATCGTGCAGGCGGAGGACGAGATCGCGTCGCTCGGCATGGTGATCGGGGCCAGTTGGGCTGGCGCGCGGTCGATGACCTCCACGTCGGGGCCGGGCATCTCCCTGATGTCGGAGTTCGCGGGGCTGTCGTACTACGCCGAGGTGCCGGCGGTCGTCTTCGACGTGCAGCGCGTGGGCCCGTCGACCGGCTTGCCGACCCGCACGGCGCAGGGCGACCTGCTGTTCGCCGCCTTCAACTCGCATGGCGACACGAAGCACGTGCTGCTGCTGCCCGCGTCGGTGGCCGAGTGCTACGAGATGGCGATGGACGCGTTCGATCTCTCCGAGCGTCTCCAGACGATCGTGTTCGTGCTGAGCGACCTGGATCTCGGGATGAACACCTGGATGTCCGAGCCGTTCGCCTACCCGGAGAAGCCGATCGACCGTGGCAAGGTCCTCGACGAGGCCAAGCTGCGCGAGCTGGGCGCCTCCTGGGGGCGCTACAAGGACGTCGACGGCGACGGCGTTCCTTGGCGGACGATCGCGGGCATGGGCGGGCCGGCATTCTTCACGCGCGGGTCCGGCCACAACGAGATGGCCGCGTACAGCGAACGGCCGGACGACTACGTTCGCAACATGGATCGGCTCGCACGCAAGTTCGACACGGCCCGCACGCTCGTGCCGCAGCCGATCGTGGAGCTGGATCCGAAGGCGCGCGTCGGCATCATCGCGTTCGGATCGAGCCACTGGGCGGTGGACGAGGCGCGCGACCAGCTCCGCGAGGAAGCCGGCCTGCACACGTCGTATCTGCGGCTGCGGGCGTACCCGTTCACGCCGGCGGTCGACGACTTCATCCGCCGGCACGATCGCGTGTACGTCGTCGAGCAGAACCGGGATCATCAGATGCTCAGCCTGCTGCTCACGGACGGCGAGGCCGCCCACGCCGTCCGCCTGCGGAGCGTGCTGCACTACAACGGGCTGCCGATCGACGCCCGCAGCATCACCGACCGCGTCCTCGAGCAGGAGAAGGGCAGCTAG
- the sucD gene encoding succinate--CoA ligase subunit alpha, with translation MAVLIDRSTRLIVQGLTGREGTFHAKQAQAYGTNVVGGVTPGKGGTTHEGWPVFNTVADAVRATGANASVIFVPPPGGADAVMEAADAGLDLAVCITEGIPVLDMLRAMPFVRRSRMRLIGPNCPGLISAGRAKAGIIPGHICREGRVGIVSKSGTLTYEAIHQLTTLGLGQTTCIGIGGDPLIGTSFIDALTLFEADADTEAVVLIGEIGGNAEELAADFIKVHVTKPVVGFIAGQTAPPGRRMGHAGAIIAGGKGTAAEKMAALRAAGVRVVASPSDIGRATEEALGARR, from the coding sequence ATGGCAGTACTCATCGATCGATCGACGCGGCTCATCGTCCAAGGGCTGACGGGCCGTGAGGGGACATTTCACGCGAAGCAGGCGCAAGCCTACGGGACCAACGTCGTCGGAGGCGTCACGCCCGGCAAGGGAGGCACGACGCACGAAGGTTGGCCGGTGTTCAACACGGTGGCGGACGCCGTGCGGGCCACCGGTGCGAACGCGTCGGTGATCTTCGTGCCGCCTCCCGGCGGCGCCGATGCCGTGATGGAGGCGGCCGATGCCGGCCTCGACCTCGCCGTGTGCATCACGGAGGGCATTCCCGTCCTCGACATGCTGCGGGCGATGCCGTTCGTCCGTCGCTCACGGATGCGGCTCATCGGTCCGAACTGTCCCGGTCTGATCTCGGCCGGCCGCGCGAAGGCTGGCATCATCCCGGGCCACATCTGCCGCGAAGGCCGCGTGGGCATCGTGTCGAAGAGCGGCACGCTCACCTACGAGGCCATCCACCAGCTCACGACGCTCGGTCTCGGCCAGACGACGTGCATCGGGATCGGCGGCGACCCGCTCATCGGCACGTCGTTCATCGACGCGCTGACGCTCTTCGAGGCCGATGCGGACACCGAGGCGGTCGTGCTGATCGGAGAAATTGGCGGCAACGCTGAGGAGCTCGCCGCCGACTTCATCAAAGTGCACGTGACGAAGCCCGTGGTCGGGTTCATCGCGGGACAGACGGCGCCGCCAGGGCGGCGCATGGGACACGCGGGCGCGATCATCGCGGGAGGAAAGGGCACCGCCGCCGAGAAGATGGCGGCTCTGCGTGCCGCCGGCGTGCGCGTCGTCGCCAGCCCGTCGGACATCGGGCGAGCGACCGAGGAGGCCTTGGGCGCCAGACGATAG
- the sucC gene encoding ADP-forming succinate--CoA ligase subunit beta, protein MKIHEHQGKDILRKFGVPVPRGTVVFAAEEARAAAQELGGGTVVVKAQIHAGGRGKGGGVKVVKGADAAAAAAQAMLGMRLVTHQTGPEGRVVGRVLIEEGLAIARELYLGLVVDRASERAVMMASPDGGVEIEKVAEDTPERIFKAAIDPGLGLQAYQARALAFALGLTGDQVGKAVRLMQAVYQAFIATDASLVEVNPLIVTAGGDLIALDAKLTFDDNALYRHADIKELRDLSEEDPLEIEASKHSLNYIKLDGTIGCMVNGAGLAMATMDIIKLAGGEPANFLDVGGGASAEQIKNAFRILMSDSSVKAVLINIFGGILRCDVLAQGVIAAVQDLGVRVPIVIRMEGTNVELGKEMLRNSGLNFTTADTMAEAAERVVALGG, encoded by the coding sequence ATGAAGATTCACGAACATCAGGGAAAGGACATCCTTCGGAAGTTCGGCGTGCCGGTGCCGCGCGGGACGGTCGTTTTCGCAGCCGAGGAGGCGCGCGCCGCGGCCCAGGAGCTCGGCGGCGGTACGGTCGTCGTGAAGGCGCAGATCCATGCGGGGGGGCGCGGCAAGGGCGGCGGTGTCAAGGTCGTGAAGGGCGCCGATGCCGCTGCGGCGGCCGCGCAGGCCATGTTGGGCATGCGCCTCGTGACCCATCAGACCGGCCCCGAAGGGCGTGTCGTCGGACGCGTGCTGATCGAAGAGGGGCTGGCGATCGCCCGCGAGCTGTACCTCGGCCTCGTCGTCGACCGCGCCAGCGAACGCGCCGTGATGATGGCCAGTCCCGATGGCGGCGTGGAGATCGAGAAGGTCGCCGAGGACACGCCCGAACGGATCTTCAAGGCCGCGATCGACCCCGGGCTCGGGCTGCAGGCCTACCAGGCGCGCGCCCTGGCGTTCGCGCTCGGCCTGACCGGCGATCAGGTCGGCAAGGCCGTGCGGTTGATGCAGGCCGTCTACCAGGCGTTCATCGCCACCGATGCGTCGCTCGTCGAGGTGAACCCGCTCATCGTCACGGCCGGCGGGGATCTCATCGCCCTCGACGCGAAGCTCACCTTCGACGACAACGCGCTCTATCGTCATGCCGACATCAAGGAGCTGCGCGATCTCTCCGAGGAGGATCCGCTGGAGATCGAGGCGTCGAAGCACTCGCTGAACTACATCAAGCTCGACGGCACGATCGGCTGCATGGTCAACGGCGCGGGCCTCGCCATGGCGACGATGGACATCATCAAGCTCGCGGGGGGCGAACCGGCGAACTTCCTCGACGTTGGCGGCGGCGCCAGCGCGGAGCAGATCAAGAACGCCTTCCGCATCCTGATGTCCGACTCGAGCGTGAAAGCCGTGCTGATCAACATCTTCGGCGGCATCCTGCGGTGCGACGTTCTCGCGCAGGGCGTGATCGCGGCGGTCCAGGATCTGGGCGTGCGCGTGCCGATCGTCATCCGCATGGAAGGCACCAACGTCGAGTTGGGCAAGGAGATGCTGCGCAATAGCGGCCTCAACTTCACGACGGCCGACACGATGGCCGAGGCCGCCGAGCGCGTCGTCGCCCTCGGAGGCTGA
- the mdh gene encoding malate dehydrogenase, producing the protein MNRRVTVVGGAGNVGATVARAIAVKSLADVVIVDIAAEKAAGIALDIFQACPIDGSDTRVIGTNDYAASAGSDVVVITSGVPRKPGMSRDDLLQVNYKIMQTVTEQVVKYSPDAVIVPVANPLDAMCQAVYRLSGFPRQRVVGMAGVLDSARARTFIAMELGVSVQNVHAFVLGGHGDTMVPLPRYSTVAGIPLTELVTMGRLSQAKLDEICTRTANGGAEITKLVGTSAWFAPGAAAAQMVESILGDRKMVLPCSVFLEGEYGVRDQFLGVPVRLGKGGAEEVVEITLTPDEHRALMKSAAAVKELTTVIGV; encoded by the coding sequence ATGAATCGAAGAGTCACTGTTGTGGGAGGCGCCGGCAACGTCGGCGCGACGGTCGCGCGCGCGATCGCCGTCAAGAGCCTGGCCGACGTCGTCATCGTCGACATCGCGGCGGAGAAGGCCGCCGGCATCGCGCTCGACATCTTCCAGGCGTGTCCGATCGACGGGTCCGACACGCGGGTCATCGGCACGAACGACTACGCGGCGAGCGCGGGCTCGGACGTCGTGGTGATCACGTCCGGCGTCCCGCGCAAGCCGGGCATGAGCCGCGACGACCTGCTGCAGGTCAACTACAAGATCATGCAGACGGTGACCGAACAGGTCGTCAAGTACTCGCCGGATGCCGTCATCGTGCCGGTCGCCAATCCGCTCGACGCGATGTGTCAGGCCGTGTACCGGCTGAGCGGCTTCCCGCGCCAGCGGGTCGTTGGCATGGCGGGCGTGCTCGACTCGGCGCGGGCGCGCACGTTCATCGCGATGGAGCTCGGCGTCTCGGTGCAGAACGTCCATGCGTTCGTGCTGGGTGGCCACGGCGACACGATGGTGCCGCTGCCGCGCTACTCTACGGTCGCGGGGATTCCGCTCACGGAGCTGGTCACCATGGGGCGGTTGAGCCAGGCGAAGCTCGACGAGATTTGCACGCGCACGGCCAATGGAGGGGCGGAAATCACGAAGCTCGTCGGCACGAGCGCGTGGTTCGCGCCCGGCGCCGCGGCGGCGCAAATGGTCGAGTCGATCCTCGGCGATCGCAAGATGGTCCTGCCGTGCTCGGTGTTCCTCGAAGGCGAGTACGGCGTCCGCGACCAGTTCCTCGGCGTGCCGGTCCGGCTCGGGAAGGGCGGCGCCGAAGAAGTCGTCGAGATTACGCTCACGCCGGATGAGCACCGGGCGCTGATGAAGTCGGCTGCTGCCGTCAAGGAGTTGACGACGGTGATCGGCGTCTAG
- the icd gene encoding NADP-dependent isocitrate dehydrogenase, with translation MSATAIQRQKDRLVVPDHPIIPFIEGDGTGPDIWRASVRVFEAAVEKAYGRTRRIEWLEVLAGEKAFNQTGNWLPEETLDAFRRYLVGIKGPLTTPVGGGIRSLNVALRQELDLYVCLRPVRYFGGMETPVKRPDLVDMVIFRENTEDIYAGIEFKEGSPEVEEFKKLFAGAFPKLYKKIRFPDTTGLGIKPISREGSERLIRAALEYAVEHKRKSVTLVHKGNIMKFTEGAFRDWGYALAKREFGGTEIDGGPWCALPSGIVVKDVIADAFLQQILTRPAEYDVVATPNLNGDYISDALAAQVGGIGIAPGANINYMTGHAIFEATHGTAPKYAGQDRVNPGSVILSGEMMLRFLGWTEAADLVIASLEKTIAAKEVTYDLARLISGSTELKTSEFATAMIRHM, from the coding sequence ATGTCAGCGACAGCGATTCAACGACAGAAGGACCGGCTCGTCGTGCCGGATCACCCGATCATCCCGTTCATCGAAGGCGATGGCACGGGACCGGACATCTGGCGCGCGAGCGTGCGCGTGTTCGAGGCTGCCGTCGAGAAAGCGTACGGCCGCACACGCCGCATCGAGTGGCTGGAAGTGCTCGCCGGCGAGAAAGCGTTCAACCAGACCGGCAACTGGCTGCCCGAGGAGACACTCGACGCGTTTCGTCGGTACCTGGTCGGCATCAAGGGGCCGCTCACGACGCCCGTTGGCGGCGGCATCCGCTCGCTCAACGTCGCGCTGCGCCAGGAGCTCGACCTGTACGTCTGCCTGCGCCCCGTGAGGTACTTCGGCGGCATGGAGACGCCCGTGAAGCGCCCGGACCTCGTCGACATGGTGATCTTCCGCGAGAACACGGAAGACATCTACGCCGGCATCGAATTCAAGGAGGGCTCGCCGGAAGTGGAGGAGTTCAAGAAGCTCTTCGCCGGCGCATTCCCCAAGCTGTACAAGAAGATCCGGTTTCCCGACACCACCGGCCTCGGGATCAAGCCCATTTCCCGGGAAGGCTCGGAACGGCTGATCCGCGCGGCGCTCGAGTATGCGGTCGAGCACAAGCGGAAGAGCGTGACGCTCGTCCACAAGGGCAACATCATGAAGTTCACCGAGGGCGCCTTCCGCGACTGGGGGTACGCCCTGGCGAAGCGCGAGTTCGGCGGGACCGAGATCGACGGCGGCCCCTGGTGCGCCCTGCCGAGCGGCATCGTCGTCAAGGACGTGATCGCGGATGCGTTCCTGCAGCAGATTCTGACGCGGCCCGCGGAGTACGACGTGGTCGCGACGCCCAATCTGAACGGCGACTACATTTCGGACGCGCTCGCCGCCCAGGTCGGCGGTATCGGCATCGCGCCCGGCGCCAACATCAACTACATGACCGGCCACGCGATCTTCGAGGCCACCCACGGGACGGCGCCGAAGTACGCGGGACAGGACCGCGTCAATCCCGGATCGGTGATCCTGTCCGGCGAGATGATGCTGCGCTTCCTCGGATGGACCGAGGCGGCCGATCTCGTGATCGCGTCGCTCGAGAAGACGATCGCGGCCAAAGAGGTCACCTATGATCTCGCGCGGCTGATCTCCGGCTCGACCGAGCTGAAGACGTCGGAGTTCGCCACCGCGATGATCCGCCACATGTAG
- the kdsB gene encoding 3-deoxy-manno-octulosonate cytidylyltransferase, whose amino-acid sequence MLRFAVPVVTPSGLAPSFRSARVVAIIPARYRSTRLHAKALALIDGRPMVEHVYRRASEARTVDAVLVATDDERIADVVASFGGTAVMTRPDHASGTDRLAEVAAALDSDLVVNVQGDLPFLPPEPIDATVALVRDTPALVMGTLRREITDVRELLAPSVVKVVVDEHGAALYFSRAPIPFTREGQPTPRRWKHLGLYVYRRQFLLRFAALPSTPLERAESLEQLRALEHGYRIGTVETTIDTVEIDTPDDLDRARSLAAAGQAP is encoded by the coding sequence ATGCTAAGATTTGCCGTGCCCGTAGTCACGCCGTCTGGACTGGCACCGTCCTTCCGTTCTGCTCGCGTCGTCGCCATCATCCCCGCCCGGTATCGTTCGACGCGCCTTCACGCGAAGGCGCTGGCGCTCATCGATGGGCGGCCGATGGTGGAACACGTGTACCGCCGGGCGAGCGAGGCCCGCACGGTCGACGCCGTGCTCGTCGCCACCGATGACGAGCGGATCGCGGACGTGGTGGCGTCGTTCGGCGGAACCGCCGTGATGACGCGACCCGATCACGCGAGCGGCACGGATCGGCTCGCGGAAGTGGCAGCCGCGCTCGACAGCGATCTCGTCGTCAACGTCCAGGGCGATCTGCCCTTTCTGCCACCCGAACCGATCGATGCGACGGTCGCGCTCGTACGCGACACGCCGGCGCTCGTCATGGGCACCCTCCGGCGGGAGATCACGGACGTGCGGGAGTTGCTCGCCCCGTCGGTCGTCAAGGTCGTGGTCGACGAGCACGGCGCCGCGCTCTACTTCAGCCGCGCGCCGATCCCCTTCACGCGAGAGGGCCAGCCGACACCGCGGCGCTGGAAGCACCTGGGGCTGTACGTCTACCGCCGGCAATTCCTGCTCCGCTTCGCGGCGCTCCCCTCGACACCGCTCGAGCGCGCCGAGAGCCTCGAGCAGTTGCGCGCGCTCGAGCACGGCTATCGGATCGGTACCGTCGAAACCACGATCGACACCGTCGAGATCGACACGCCAGACGACCTCGACCGCGCGCGCTCGCTCGCGGCCGCGGGTCAGGCTCCATGA